The DNA window GAACCTTTTATGctattttaaagattttccaTCTTGTCTCAAATAACtcacaatttcatttttaataatatttattttattaaaataaaaaattaatcaaaaacaacataaaaaataaccATACAAAAGCacttaaaaacattaaaattaattataataactaataatataagtaaaatCGACCGAGTTATCTAAAACGAATCAAAATCAACCGAACTGAAAATCAGATTGACAAAAAATAATAACCGACAATTTACAAAACCCTTAAACCAAACCAACATTTCAGTAGATCGATTTAGTGACAATTGAATAGTAGTtcatgattaaaattttaaaaaatatacatagtttgattataatagataataatgattgatatttaaacatttttataataaataaatttaatatattttaaagtaaatttgTAATCAACTCGTAAAACTTGATTTTAAGTGATTAattgtttaatgtttaatttaacttaaaacagTTTAATTAGAAATTTAGGTCATAACTATTCAATTTAAtacttattttctttaatttataaaaaaaattaaaaataaattttaaatataatatactatttagaaacaaattttGATGAACCCTAATAaatcaaactttaaaataattcccaaattttcatatatttcctatttaattaaatcaattaaaatataatataattatatattgatttatttcaattaatttttatttcataattgtaatttgaaaaaaaaaagttatttaaataacttagtaactaaacatgcatatttatatgaaattaagtcaaataattgatttttcattAACTGGaactatattatttaaaaataaagaaaaaaacttgtttTTCATTTATGGGTATGTCGTACTCTATATGAGAGAGCAAAGGCTCCAACTTTAATTTGGAATAGTTTACAGATAAGAagtctagagagagagagagatgtgTTTAAGTTgcagagaagaagaagagaaagaaagacTTCACCTTTCTTGCTTTTAAGTTCATATTCTGTATGGAGAAATTCATCCATAGCCACCATGGTATTTTTACTTTGAGCAAAAGATTAcacttttcttttatctttacACCTTTTAAATCTTCCTTTCTCTAAATTTCTTTTCTTTGGTTGTTTACAGGAGCAAAAGAAACAGCAATCCATCTCTATACTGGCTAGAAATTAATGGGTTTTTGAGAAGTGATTcaataagtttgaaaaaaagtttttaagttttttttttttttttatagagtaGTGGGttggaggagaaggtggagTGGAATCTTGTTATATCTTACTACCAACcctttaaaaagtaattttattatggATGCTTATGAAGCAACAAGGATAGTTCTTTCTAGAGTTCAAAATTTAGATCCTGAAAATGCTTCAAAAATTATGGGTCTTCTTTTAATTCAAGATAATGGTGAAAAGGAAATGATTCGTTTAGCTTTTGGACCAGAAGCTCTTCTTCATTCTGTAGTTCTAAAAACTAGAAAAGAGTTAGGATTTTCATCATCGTCTCCTTCTACACCTTCCTCACCTTCCCCTTTTCTTTCCACCGGAGGTAACCCACTTTCCCGGCAGAATTCATCGTCGGCGACGGCAGCATCTTCCCGTCTCAGCATCTCCACCCGTCCTTGGTCTGACGATTTGATTACCCCCAACTTcagttcatcttcttcttccatgaATTCATCTGCCCAGCCGTTCTACGCCGGAACTTCTGCCTCCGCCACGGCGGATCTGATCGACGAACTTCAACTTCAAGAACAACTCTCCTTCCTAAACGACACAGCCGGAAACTGGGGACCTCATCGCCGGAGTTTCTCAGTCAGCGATATTTGCCTTGGTTCATCAGATGATCCATCTGGGTTTGGTTGGAAACAATGTTTGTATTATGCTAGAGGGTACTGTAAAAATGGGAGTAACTGTAGATTTCTCCACGGCGGCGTGGGAGATATATCCGCCGCCGAAGTCACCGCCGCCGGCGGTGTTGgtgttggagttggagttggtTCGCCGCCGACGAAATATGAAATGCTTGAACAGTGCCAAGAACTGCTTAGATTCAAATCGGCTTCTCAACTTATGAATACAACTTCTAGTTATCCTCATTCTCCTTCTTCCTTGGCTTCTAAGTGTGCAAATTTCCTTCTCCATCAGCAACAAAGTGATAGTAGTCCAAggtatattgattttttttactcatACTTGTTTAAAAGTCTTTGAATTGAATGATTAAACTTGAAAGATATGAAATTTTACAGGGGATTGATGAGGAGTGAGTTAGCTGCTATTAATGGAGGTTTGGGAATGATGAGTCCTGGTTCTAGACAAATCTATTTGACTTTTCCAGCTGATAGTACATTTAGGGAAGAAGATGTGTCTAATTACTTCAGGtttgtttgaattaataaaagttttgtATTCATAATAATGGATTGTTTCTGactttttcttttcctttttgttTCTAAATCTTGAAGCATATATGGACCTGTACAAGATGTTAGGATTCCTTATCAGCAAAAACGAATGTTTGGATTTGTGACATTCATTTATCCTGAAACTGTCAAGTTAATTCTTGCTAAAGGAAACCCTCATTTTGTTTGTGATGCTCGTGTTCTTGTTAAGCCATACAAGGAGAAGGGGAAGATCCCTGACAAA is part of the Impatiens glandulifera chromosome 1, dImpGla2.1, whole genome shotgun sequence genome and encodes:
- the LOC124919418 gene encoding zinc finger CCCH domain-containing protein 53-like yields the protein MDAYEATRIVLSRVQNLDPENASKIMGLLLIQDNGEKEMIRLAFGPEALLHSVVLKTRKELGFSSSSPSTPSSPSPFLSTGGNPLSRQNSSSATAASSRLSISTRPWSDDLITPNFSSSSSSMNSSAQPFYAGTSASATADLIDELQLQEQLSFLNDTAGNWGPHRRSFSVSDICLGSSDDPSGFGWKQCLYYARGYCKNGSNCRFLHGGVGDISAAEVTAAGGVGVGVGVGSPPTKYEMLEQCQELLRFKSASQLMNTTSSYPHSPSSLASKCANFLLHQQQSDSSPRGLMRSELAAINGGLGMMSPGSRQIYLTFPADSTFREEDVSNYFSIYGPVQDVRIPYQQKRMFGFVTFIYPETVKLILAKGNPHFVCDARVLVKPYKEKGKIPDKFRKQQMMERGLDYSVCGSPTGLDSRDPFDIQIGQRMFSNNTQELLWRRKMEEQADLQQAIELHGRRLMSLQLLDVKRQNHNRTMSAGVIGGGAAGTGLSSPTLHSLNNFSLNSDQFISKVSGLTVSMAANDDKSLEIEQENLQSLTINNSEVNNNYYKGKDSESSPESLEHNLPDSPFASPKAAGDFSTDFPEENAPVNNLMNIPSSLIPPSAQLDLASFNSWHFQVPRLSSANGAIGM